A single window of Microbispora hainanensis DNA harbors:
- a CDS encoding fibronectin type III domain-containing protein: MRKRLLSAVLLALGLCLAGVGAGPAPASAAPRAVLAYAAWAPNTWYAVGARVTYDGTDYECIQAHTSLTGWEPPIVPALWKPIGGSGGDTTAPSVPGDLRVTGTTSSSVSLAWNASTDNVGVTGYQVFRGSQLVTTVTGTTYTDGGLASGTTYSYTVRARDAAGNVSAASAAVSATTGAGTGTPGQPGAPSVTGTTGTSISLSWGASSGAVTGYRVYEGTLQRAQVTGTTATIGSLGACTTHTYTVRAYNSAGESAASAAVTGTTTGCSSGGALPRHILTGYWHNFVNPAVELKLSQVPRDYDVVAIAFGEATTTPGQVTFALDSGLAAAVGGYTEAQFKADVQALRQRGQRVILSIGGEAGRVQVASSSAATAFANSVYSIMQSYGFDGVDIDLENGLNATYMAQALRDLRAKAGSGLIIMMAPQTIDMQSTGMEYFKLALSIKDILTVVNMQYYNSGTMLGCDQRVYGQGTVDFMTALACIQLQNGLRPDQVALGLPAGPGAAGGGVVSPGTVTNALNCLARRTGCGSFVPAQAYPDIRGAMTWSINWDAANNWNFSRTVKPFLATLP, translated from the coding sequence ATGAGGAAACGGCTGCTCAGCGCGGTGTTGCTCGCGTTGGGCCTCTGTCTGGCAGGAGTCGGAGCCGGCCCGGCCCCCGCGTCGGCCGCGCCCCGCGCGGTGCTCGCGTACGCGGCCTGGGCGCCCAACACCTGGTACGCCGTGGGCGCACGCGTGACGTACGACGGCACCGACTACGAGTGCATCCAGGCGCACACGTCGCTGACCGGCTGGGAGCCGCCGATCGTCCCGGCGCTGTGGAAGCCGATCGGCGGCAGCGGCGGCGACACGACGGCCCCCAGTGTCCCGGGCGACCTGCGGGTGACCGGCACGACGTCGAGCAGCGTGTCGCTCGCGTGGAACGCCTCCACCGACAACGTCGGCGTGACCGGCTACCAGGTCTTCCGCGGCTCGCAGCTCGTCACCACCGTGACGGGGACGACGTACACCGACGGCGGCCTGGCCTCGGGCACGACGTACAGCTACACGGTCAGGGCGCGGGACGCGGCGGGCAACGTGTCGGCGGCGAGCGCCGCCGTCTCGGCCACGACCGGCGCGGGCACCGGCACGCCCGGTCAGCCCGGCGCCCCCTCGGTCACCGGCACCACCGGCACGTCGATCTCGCTGTCGTGGGGCGCGTCGAGCGGCGCCGTGACCGGCTACCGCGTCTACGAGGGCACACTCCAGCGGGCCCAGGTCACCGGCACCACCGCGACGATCGGCTCGCTCGGCGCCTGCACCACCCACACCTACACCGTCAGGGCGTACAACTCCGCGGGCGAGTCGGCGGCGAGCGCCGCCGTCACCGGCACGACCACCGGGTGCTCCTCGGGCGGGGCGCTGCCCCGGCACATCCTCACCGGCTACTGGCACAACTTCGTCAACCCCGCCGTCGAGCTCAAGCTGTCGCAGGTGCCGCGCGACTACGACGTCGTCGCGATCGCGTTCGGAGAGGCGACCACCACGCCGGGCCAGGTGACGTTCGCCCTCGACTCCGGCCTGGCCGCCGCCGTCGGCGGATACACCGAGGCCCAGTTCAAGGCCGACGTGCAGGCGCTCAGGCAGCGCGGCCAGAGGGTCATCCTCAGCATCGGCGGCGAGGCGGGCCGCGTGCAGGTGGCGAGCTCGTCCGCGGCCACGGCGTTCGCGAACTCGGTCTACTCGATCATGCAGAGCTACGGCTTCGACGGCGTCGACATCGACCTGGAGAACGGCCTCAACGCCACCTACATGGCCCAGGCGCTGCGCGACCTGCGGGCGAAGGCGGGCTCCGGGCTGATCATCATGATGGCCCCGCAGACCATCGACATGCAGTCGACCGGCATGGAGTATTTCAAGCTCGCCCTGAGCATCAAGGACATCCTCACCGTCGTCAACATGCAGTACTACAACTCCGGCACGATGCTCGGCTGCGACCAGAGGGTCTACGGCCAGGGGACGGTGGACTTCATGACCGCGCTGGCCTGCATCCAGCTGCAGAACGGCCTGCGCCCCGACCAGGTCGCGCTCGGCCTGCCGGCCGGTCCCGGCGCGGCGGGCGGCGGCGTCGTCTCCCCCGGCACGGTCACCAACGCCCTGAACTGCCTGGCGCGGCGCACCGGCTGCGGGTCGTTCGTCCCCGCGCAGGCCTACCCCGACATCAGGGGCGCGATGACCTGGTCGATCAACTGGGACGCCGCGAACAACTGGAACTTCTCCAGGACCGTCAAGCCGTTCCTTGCCACGCTCCCCTGA
- a CDS encoding carbohydrate ABC transporter permease, producing MTATHTSRAAKRPATSGAHGRRPAKSRQRPNWLGGLVGWLWLAIVIIPIYWIVITSLKTQSNYYLTNPFAPPSDPTLDNYRLVIEMDFPLYFLNSLLVAIGTVIPSVLFSFMAAYAIVRSSGASRFLRGVNSLFLMGLAIPLQATVIPVYLIIIKLHLYDSLTGLVLPSVAFAIPLSVLVLSNFIRDVPKELFESMRLDGATEWKTLWGLAFPLTRPAVVTVSIYNALQVWNGFLLPLILTQSPDKRTLPLALAAFQGGPYGVNVPAVLASVVLTILPILILYTVGRRQLLSGLTAGFGK from the coding sequence GTGACGGCGACCCACACATCGAGGGCGGCCAAGCGCCCCGCCACGTCCGGGGCGCACGGACGCCGTCCGGCGAAGAGCCGGCAGCGCCCGAACTGGCTGGGTGGGCTGGTGGGCTGGCTGTGGCTGGCCATCGTGATCATCCCGATCTACTGGATCGTGATCACCAGTCTGAAGACGCAGTCCAACTACTACCTGACCAACCCGTTCGCGCCGCCCAGCGATCCCACGCTGGACAACTACCGTCTCGTCATCGAGATGGACTTCCCGCTGTACTTCCTGAACAGCCTTCTCGTCGCCATCGGCACCGTGATCCCGTCGGTGCTGTTCTCGTTCATGGCGGCGTACGCGATCGTCCGCAGCAGTGGCGCCAGCCGCTTCCTGCGCGGCGTGAACTCGCTGTTCCTCATGGGCCTGGCGATCCCGCTGCAGGCGACGGTCATCCCCGTCTACCTGATCATCATCAAGCTGCACCTCTACGACTCTCTGACGGGTCTGGTGCTGCCGTCGGTCGCGTTCGCGATCCCGCTGTCGGTGCTGGTGCTGTCCAACTTCATCAGGGACGTGCCGAAGGAGCTGTTCGAGTCGATGCGGCTCGACGGCGCGACCGAGTGGAAGACCCTGTGGGGCCTGGCCTTCCCGCTCACGCGACCGGCCGTGGTGACGGTGTCGATCTACAACGCGCTGCAGGTCTGGAACGGGTTCCTGCTGCCGCTGATCCTCACCCAGAGCCCCGACAAGCGCACGCTGCCGCTGGCTCTGGCGGCGTTCCAGGGCGGCCCGTACGGCGTGAACGTGCCCGCCGTTCTGGCCTCCGTCGTGCTGACCATCCTGCCGATTCTGATCCTCTACACGGTCGGCCGCCGTCAGCTGCTCAGCGGCCTGACCGCCGGTTTCGGCAAGTAG
- a CDS encoding extracellular solute-binding protein, producing MESRTPSRRNFLTLSMGLPLGAALAACGTSGPAPSGGGSGGGAAGGDGGGGGGKATYWFLQGPPGEAPRTAAVERFNKANPNGQIAITTVQNDAYKTKIKTAIGAGQAPTIIWGWGGGGLRSYVQAGQVEDLTSWFDENAAVKDRLFPGAFGAATIDGKIYAMPCETVQPIVLFYNKKVFEKVGAQPPQSYGDILDLVKKFNDAGIAPFSLAGQSRWTNMMWLEFLFDRIGGPEVFQAVFDGEKDAWNNPASIEALTKMQELIKANAFIKGFSSVTADSNADQALLYTGKAAMMLHGSWSYGIQQEQGGDIVSSGGLGWMNFPGVDGGKGDPSNTVGNPGQYLSISSKATPEQKEIAKKFFATGVLDDEEQKQWVETGGVPIVKGSDKLFAGSKDAEFLNFIYGVASNAKVFAQSWDQALSPTAAEVLLDNIAKLFQLSISPQDFATNMNAVIGK from the coding sequence GTGGAGTCCAGGACACCATCCCGCCGCAACTTCCTCACCCTCTCCATGGGCCTCCCCCTCGGTGCCGCGTTGGCGGCCTGCGGCACGTCCGGTCCAGCCCCTTCCGGCGGCGGATCCGGTGGCGGTGCCGCCGGCGGCGACGGGGGCGGGGGCGGCGGCAAGGCCACCTACTGGTTCCTCCAGGGCCCGCCCGGAGAAGCCCCCCGCACCGCGGCGGTGGAGCGGTTCAACAAGGCCAACCCCAACGGCCAGATCGCGATCACCACGGTCCAGAACGACGCGTACAAGACGAAGATCAAGACGGCGATCGGCGCGGGCCAGGCGCCCACCATCATCTGGGGCTGGGGCGGCGGCGGTCTGCGCAGCTACGTGCAGGCCGGCCAGGTCGAGGACCTCACCTCGTGGTTCGACGAGAACGCCGCCGTCAAGGACCGGCTGTTCCCCGGCGCCTTCGGCGCCGCGACGATCGACGGCAAGATCTACGCGATGCCGTGCGAGACCGTGCAGCCGATCGTCCTGTTCTACAACAAGAAGGTCTTCGAGAAGGTCGGGGCGCAGCCGCCGCAGTCGTACGGCGACATCCTCGACCTGGTGAAGAAGTTCAACGACGCGGGGATCGCGCCGTTCTCCCTCGCCGGCCAGTCGCGCTGGACCAACATGATGTGGCTGGAGTTCCTCTTCGACCGCATCGGCGGCCCCGAGGTGTTCCAGGCCGTCTTCGACGGCGAGAAGGACGCCTGGAACAACCCCGCCTCCATCGAGGCCCTGACCAAGATGCAGGAGCTGATCAAGGCCAACGCCTTCATCAAGGGCTTCTCCTCCGTCACCGCCGACTCCAACGCCGACCAGGCGCTGCTCTACACCGGCAAGGCCGCGATGATGCTGCACGGCAGCTGGTCGTACGGCATCCAGCAGGAGCAGGGCGGCGACATCGTCTCCAGCGGCGGCCTCGGCTGGATGAACTTCCCCGGCGTCGACGGCGGCAAGGGCGACCCGAGCAACACCGTCGGGAACCCCGGCCAGTACCTGTCGATCTCCTCCAAGGCGACCCCCGAGCAGAAGGAGATCGCCAAGAAGTTCTTCGCCACCGGCGTGCTCGACGACGAAGAGCAGAAGCAGTGGGTCGAGACCGGCGGTGTGCCGATCGTCAAGGGCTCCGACAAGCTGTTCGCCGGCTCCAAGGACGCCGAGTTCCTGAACTTCATCTACGGCGTCGCCAGCAACGCCAAGGTCTTCGCCCAGTCGTGGGACCAGGCGCTCAGCCCGACCGCGGCCGAGGTGCTGCTCGACAACATCGCCAAGCTGTTCCAGCTGTCGATCTCGCCGCAGGACTTCGCCACGAACATGAACGCGGTCATCGGTAAGTAA
- a CDS encoding ABC transporter ATP-binding protein, which translates to MSTPKISVRDVQKVFPVGKEPFVALGGVSLDIADNEFVTVVGPSGCGKSTLLNILAGLEQPTGGAALVDGKPVTGPGPERGVIFQQYALFPWLTVRENVEFGMRTAKVPKAERRERAEHFIRLVGLEQFADALPKTLSGGMKQRCAIARAYAVNPSILLMDEPFGALDALTRVRLQEQLLETWSKERRTVMFITHDVDEAVFLANRVVVMAARPGRIAEIIDVDLPYPRDEDMRLSPEFGALRNRVWHAVYHQRQIKEPAK; encoded by the coding sequence ATGAGCACTCCCAAGATTTCCGTACGCGACGTGCAGAAGGTCTTCCCGGTGGGGAAGGAGCCGTTCGTCGCGCTCGGCGGCGTCTCGCTGGACATCGCCGACAACGAGTTCGTGACCGTCGTGGGCCCCTCCGGCTGCGGCAAGAGCACGCTGCTCAACATCCTCGCCGGGCTGGAGCAGCCCACCGGCGGCGCCGCGCTGGTGGACGGGAAGCCGGTCACCGGCCCCGGCCCCGAGCGCGGCGTCATCTTCCAGCAGTACGCGTTGTTCCCGTGGCTGACCGTCCGCGAGAACGTCGAGTTCGGCATGCGCACCGCCAAGGTCCCCAAGGCGGAGCGGCGCGAGCGGGCCGAGCACTTCATCCGCCTGGTCGGCCTGGAGCAGTTCGCCGACGCGCTGCCCAAGACGCTGTCCGGCGGCATGAAGCAGCGCTGCGCGATCGCCCGCGCGTACGCGGTGAACCCGTCGATCCTGCTCATGGACGAGCCCTTCGGCGCCCTGGACGCGCTGACCCGGGTGCGGCTCCAGGAGCAGCTCCTGGAGACCTGGAGCAAGGAGCGGCGGACGGTCATGTTCATCACCCACGACGTCGACGAGGCGGTGTTCCTCGCCAACCGGGTGGTCGTCATGGCCGCCAGGCCGGGCCGCATCGCCGAGATCATCGACGTCGATCTTCCCTATCCGCGCGACGAGGACATGCGGCTGAGCCCCGAGTTCGGGGCGCTGCGCAACCGCGTCTGGCATGCGGTGTACCACCAGCGGCAGATCAAGGAGCCCGCGAAATGA
- a CDS encoding sulfatase, with protein MSRRPNIVMILTDDHASHAVSAYGSVVNRTPRIDEIADLGVRFDNCFATNALCSPSRASILTGTYSHVNGVSTLVTPIDAAQPTFVSQLKAAGYRTAIVGKWHMGDGPGHNPQGFDYWDVLIEQGEYFDPSFLSEDGLRTVPGYATDLITDMALSWADSLDGDDPYCLLIYHKAPHRPWEPDDKHAGMYTDPIPVPSTFDDDYATRSSSARRAAMRIAEHLNAEDLKQDPPEGLSYEELALWKYQRYMEDYLAVVASVDDNVGRVVDWLRERGDFDDTLLMYCSDQGFFLGDHGWFDKRFMYEESLRMPLVLSYPRRIPAGQVHTGIVTNVDFAQTVLDAAGVPHHPRMQGRSFLADLTGEPGPPPAEGMYYRYWEHDDVFHKAPAHYGYRTSRYKIIYFYNDGMGIPGTGAFTYPGEWELYDLEADPEELRNVYEDPAYREIREEMKVRMWHAQAALGDEPHPSQPVPEGI; from the coding sequence ATGAGCAGGCGTCCGAACATCGTCATGATCCTGACCGACGACCACGCGTCGCACGCGGTCAGCGCGTACGGCTCGGTCGTCAACCGGACGCCGCGGATCGACGAGATCGCGGACCTCGGCGTCCGGTTCGACAACTGCTTCGCGACGAACGCGCTGTGCTCGCCGAGCCGGGCCAGCATCCTGACCGGCACCTACTCGCACGTGAACGGCGTCTCGACGCTGGTCACGCCGATCGACGCGGCGCAGCCGACGTTCGTGAGCCAGTTGAAGGCGGCCGGCTATCGCACGGCGATCGTCGGCAAGTGGCACATGGGGGACGGCCCGGGGCACAACCCCCAGGGGTTCGACTACTGGGACGTGCTGATCGAGCAGGGGGAGTATTTCGACCCGTCGTTCCTGTCGGAGGACGGCCTGCGGACCGTCCCCGGCTACGCCACCGACCTCATCACCGACATGGCGCTGAGCTGGGCCGACTCGCTCGACGGCGACGACCCCTACTGCCTGCTGATCTACCACAAGGCGCCGCACCGCCCGTGGGAGCCCGACGACAAGCACGCGGGGATGTACACCGACCCCATCCCCGTTCCGTCCACGTTCGACGACGACTACGCGACACGCTCGTCGTCGGCCCGGCGGGCCGCCATGCGGATCGCCGAGCACCTCAACGCCGAGGACCTCAAGCAGGACCCGCCGGAGGGGCTGTCGTACGAGGAGCTGGCGCTGTGGAAATACCAGCGCTACATGGAGGACTACCTGGCCGTCGTCGCGTCGGTGGACGACAACGTCGGCCGGGTGGTCGACTGGCTGCGCGAGCGCGGCGACTTCGACGACACGCTGCTCATGTACTGCTCCGACCAGGGCTTCTTCCTGGGCGACCACGGCTGGTTCGACAAGCGGTTCATGTACGAGGAGTCGCTGCGGATGCCGCTCGTGCTGAGCTATCCGCGGCGCATCCCGGCCGGCCAGGTGCACACCGGGATCGTCACGAACGTCGACTTCGCGCAGACCGTGCTGGACGCCGCCGGGGTGCCGCACCACCCCCGGATGCAGGGCCGCAGCTTCCTCGCCGACCTGACCGGCGAGCCGGGCCCGCCGCCCGCGGAGGGCATGTACTACCGCTACTGGGAGCACGACGACGTCTTCCACAAGGCGCCGGCCCACTACGGCTACCGGACGTCCCGCTACAAGATCATTTATTTCTACAACGACGGCATGGGCATCCCCGGCACGGGCGCGTTCACGTACCCGGGCGAGTGGGAGCTGTACGACCTGGAGGCCGACCCGGAGGAGCTGCGCAACGTCTACGAAGACCCGGCCTACCGGGAGATCCGCGAGGAGATGAAGGTGCGCATGTGGCACGCCCAGGCGGCCCTCGGCGACGAGCCGCACCCCAGCCAGCCGGTCCCCGAGGGTATTTGA
- a CDS encoding aliphatic sulfonate ABC transporter substrate-binding protein → MKKTLLAAAAVVMALSAAACGSDSAGSGGADGATHVNFGYIADFNGASLLAVADKQGLWKKHGLDPKVSVFTNGPLQIQALGTGDLDFGYIGPGAMWLPASGKAKVVALNTLGNADRVIAQAGITSMDQLKGKTIGVPEGTSGDMILTLALKKAGMTKDDVKIVPMDASTIVSAFTSKQIDAAGFWYPAISTIKKTVPDLVELAKNEDFADTVSFPTAFVAGNDVVAKEKDKTEKVIGVLRDAIQYRSEHLDETVAATAEMLKLPADQVKADAANSKVLSLSDLDGYTKDGTIDKWLSGMGDYFVSAGKLPSAVDPKTYYTGDLFTGAAQ, encoded by the coding sequence ATGAAGAAGACCCTCCTGGCCGCCGCGGCGGTCGTCATGGCACTGTCGGCGGCGGCCTGCGGGTCGGACTCCGCCGGGTCGGGCGGTGCGGACGGCGCCACCCACGTGAACTTCGGCTACATCGCCGACTTCAACGGCGCGAGCCTGCTCGCCGTCGCCGACAAGCAGGGCCTGTGGAAGAAGCACGGCCTCGATCCCAAGGTCAGCGTGTTCACCAACGGCCCGCTGCAGATCCAGGCGCTGGGCACCGGCGACCTCGACTTCGGCTACATCGGCCCCGGCGCCATGTGGCTCCCCGCGTCCGGCAAGGCCAAGGTCGTCGCGCTGAACACGCTCGGCAACGCCGACCGCGTCATCGCCCAGGCCGGCATCACGTCGATGGACCAGCTGAAGGGCAAGACGATCGGCGTGCCCGAGGGCACCTCCGGCGACATGATCCTCACCCTCGCGCTGAAGAAGGCCGGGATGACCAAGGACGACGTCAAGATCGTCCCGATGGACGCGTCCACGATCGTGTCGGCGTTCACCTCCAAGCAGATCGACGCGGCAGGCTTCTGGTATCCGGCCATCTCCACGATCAAGAAGACCGTGCCCGACCTGGTCGAGCTGGCCAAGAACGAGGACTTCGCCGACACCGTGTCGTTCCCGACCGCGTTCGTCGCCGGCAACGACGTCGTCGCCAAGGAGAAGGACAAGACCGAGAAGGTCATCGGCGTGCTGCGCGACGCCATCCAATATCGCAGCGAGCACCTCGACGAGACCGTGGCCGCGACCGCCGAGATGCTGAAGCTGCCCGCCGACCAGGTCAAGGCCGACGCCGCGAACTCGAAGGTGCTGTCGCTGTCCGACCTCGACGGCTACACCAAGGACGGGACGATCGACAAGTGGCTCAGCGGGATGGGCGACTACTTCGTCAGCGCGGGCAAGCTGCCCTCGGCCGTCGACCCGAAGACGTACTACACCGGCGATCTGTTCACGGGCGCCGCCCAATGA
- a CDS encoding sulfatase-like hydrolase/transferase, with protein sequence MNVLFLMTDQHRADTLGAYGNRLAATPVLDELARTGTRFDRWYTPTAICTPARASLLTGQAPFRHKLLANHERNVGYIEDLPGDQWTFSTALRDAGYNCGLIGKWHVGHHRRAADFGFDGPDLPGWHNPVDHPDYLDYLKANDLPPYEIHDRIRGTLPNGGPGNLLAARLRQPVEATFEHYLATRAIEMLERYAAEPKPFFLQLNFFGPHLPYIVPDEYFDMFDPELVELPKSIAETFAGKPPVQANYSAHWTFDTMPLEVTRKLIAVYWGYVALIDMEIGRVMDAMRRLGLDDDTAVFFTCDHGEFTGAHRLHDKGPAMYEDIYRTPGLLRIPGQEPGVVRTEFVSLLDCTATILELAGIDPAPAVDSRSLVPLASTREVPWEEDIVCEFHGHHFPYPQRMIRTDRYKLVVNPDSTNELYDLLTDPDELLNVYNHPEMAEVRGRLMRRLYQVLRDRGDNFYHWMTSMYDVGDVSYDPTLSGLDEATYR encoded by the coding sequence GTGAACGTCCTGTTCCTGATGACCGACCAGCACCGGGCCGACACCCTGGGCGCGTACGGCAACCGCCTCGCCGCCACCCCGGTGCTGGACGAGCTGGCCCGGACCGGGACGCGATTCGACCGCTGGTACACCCCCACCGCGATCTGCACGCCGGCGCGGGCGAGCCTGCTCACCGGGCAGGCGCCGTTCCGGCACAAGCTGCTCGCCAACCACGAGCGGAACGTCGGCTACATCGAGGACCTGCCCGGCGACCAGTGGACGTTCTCCACGGCCCTGCGCGACGCCGGATACAACTGCGGGCTCATCGGCAAGTGGCACGTCGGGCACCACCGGCGGGCGGCCGACTTCGGGTTCGACGGGCCCGACCTGCCCGGGTGGCACAACCCCGTCGACCACCCCGACTACCTGGACTATCTCAAGGCCAACGACCTGCCGCCGTACGAGATCCACGACCGCATCCGCGGCACGCTGCCGAACGGCGGGCCGGGCAACCTGCTCGCCGCGCGGCTGCGCCAGCCGGTCGAGGCGACGTTCGAGCACTACCTCGCCACCCGGGCGATCGAGATGCTGGAGCGGTACGCCGCCGAGCCGAAGCCGTTCTTCCTGCAGCTCAACTTCTTCGGGCCGCACCTGCCGTACATCGTGCCGGACGAGTATTTCGACATGTTCGACCCGGAGCTGGTCGAGTTGCCCAAGTCGATCGCCGAGACCTTCGCCGGCAAGCCGCCGGTGCAGGCCAACTACAGCGCGCACTGGACGTTCGACACCATGCCGCTTGAGGTGACGCGCAAGCTCATCGCGGTCTACTGGGGCTACGTCGCGCTCATCGACATGGAGATCGGCCGGGTCATGGACGCCATGCGGCGCCTCGGCCTGGACGACGACACGGCCGTGTTCTTCACCTGCGACCACGGCGAGTTCACCGGCGCCCACCGGCTGCACGACAAGGGCCCGGCGATGTACGAGGACATCTACCGCACGCCCGGCCTGCTGCGGATCCCCGGCCAGGAGCCCGGGGTCGTCCGCACCGAGTTCGTCAGCCTGCTGGACTGCACGGCGACGATCCTGGAGCTGGCCGGGATCGACCCCGCCCCGGCGGTCGACTCGCGCAGCCTCGTGCCGCTGGCCTCCACCCGCGAGGTGCCGTGGGAGGAGGACATCGTCTGCGAGTTCCACGGGCACCACTTCCCGTACCCGCAGCGGATGATCAGGACAGACCGCTACAAGCTGGTCGTCAACCCCGACTCCACCAACGAGCTGTACGACCTGCTCACCGACCCGGACGAGCTGCTCAACGTCTACAACCACCCCGAGATGGCGGAGGTGCGCGGACGGCTGATGCGGCGGCTCTACCAGGTGCTGCGCGACCGGGGCGACAACTTCTATCACTGGATGACCTCGATGTACGACGTCGGCGACGTTTCCTACGACCCCACGTTGAGCGGGCTTGACGAGGCGACCTACCGATGA
- a CDS encoding formylglycine-generating enzyme family protein → MSCCTPATPGLPQEPVRFTAEGRHAVEQVRLPGGEFRMGDATGDGNPGDGEGPVHAVTVAPFSIDATTVTVADFAAFADATGYRTEAEEYGFSAVFHLAMRAHPDDVMGPVPGTPWWVGVRGADWRHPAGRLSQAEPDHPVVHVSWNDAMAYCSWAGRRLPTEAEWEYASRGGLDGARYPWGNDLPRDEWRVNIWQGVFPTENTLDDGYLTTAPVRAFAPNAYGLWQTVGNVWEWCADWYAPDYYVYSPSDNPRGPLRGRARVLRGGSFLCHDSYCNRYRNSARSSNTPDSSMANAGFRTVAL, encoded by the coding sequence ATGTCCTGCTGCACGCCCGCCACCCCGGGACTGCCCCAGGAGCCGGTGCGCTTCACCGCGGAGGGACGGCATGCGGTCGAGCAGGTGCGCCTGCCCGGCGGCGAGTTCCGGATGGGCGACGCCACCGGCGACGGCAACCCCGGCGACGGCGAGGGGCCCGTCCACGCGGTCACCGTGGCGCCGTTCTCGATCGACGCCACGACCGTGACGGTCGCGGACTTCGCCGCCTTCGCCGACGCGACCGGCTACCGCACCGAGGCGGAGGAGTACGGCTTCTCCGCCGTCTTCCATCTGGCGATGCGCGCTCACCCCGACGACGTGATGGGGCCGGTGCCCGGCACCCCATGGTGGGTGGGCGTGCGCGGCGCCGACTGGCGGCACCCCGCCGGACGGTTGTCGCAGGCCGAGCCCGACCACCCAGTGGTCCACGTGAGCTGGAACGACGCGATGGCCTACTGCTCGTGGGCGGGCCGGCGGCTGCCCACGGAGGCCGAGTGGGAGTACGCCTCCCGGGGCGGCCTCGACGGCGCCCGCTACCCGTGGGGGAACGACCTGCCGCGGGACGAGTGGCGGGTGAACATCTGGCAGGGCGTCTTCCCCACGGAGAACACCCTGGACGACGGCTATCTGACGACCGCTCCGGTGCGCGCGTTCGCGCCCAACGCGTACGGGCTGTGGCAGACGGTGGGGAACGTCTGGGAGTGGTGCGCGGACTGGTACGCGCCCGACTACTACGTCTACTCGCCCTCGGACAACCCGCGCGGCCCGCTGCGCGGCAGGGCCCGGGTGCTGCGCGGCGGCTCGTTCCTGTGCCACGACTCCTACTGCAACCGCTACCGGAACTCGGCGCGCTCGTCGAACACTCCCGACTCCTCGATGGCCAACGCCGGGTTCCGTACGGTCGCTCTGTGA
- a CDS encoding carbohydrate ABC transporter permease, with translation MPALVAFAVFALIPLIGVLLLSFTSWDTLGEIQLTGFDSWRQVLTDPGLPHALWVTFLIMLLSWGFQTPASILIGVFLAGHQRYRELLAVLYFIPLLLSSAAIAITFKALLDPNFGLGAGLGIDFLTQDWLGEPGLAFGVVIFVVSWQYIPFHSLLYQGGVRQIPRSLYEAAELDGAGRVRMFFSITLPQLKYTIITSSTLMLVGSLTFFDLIFVLTEGGPGDATRALALDMYKRGFQANLMGAACVIGVILVLVGLGLALLLRRIGGRDPYASQLEGA, from the coding sequence GTGCCGGCCCTGGTGGCCTTCGCCGTCTTCGCGCTGATCCCACTGATAGGTGTGCTGCTGCTCAGCTTCACCTCCTGGGACACGCTGGGCGAGATCCAGCTGACCGGGTTCGACAGCTGGCGGCAGGTGCTCACCGACCCCGGCCTGCCGCACGCGCTGTGGGTGACGTTCCTGATCATGCTGCTCTCCTGGGGCTTCCAGACCCCCGCCAGCATCCTGATCGGCGTGTTCCTGGCGGGCCACCAGCGCTACCGCGAGCTGCTCGCAGTGCTGTACTTCATCCCGCTGCTGCTCAGCTCCGCGGCCATCGCGATCACCTTCAAGGCGCTGCTCGACCCGAACTTCGGCCTCGGCGCCGGGCTGGGCATCGACTTCCTCACCCAGGACTGGCTCGGCGAGCCCGGCCTGGCCTTCGGCGTCGTGATCTTCGTGGTGTCGTGGCAGTACATCCCGTTCCACTCGCTCCTCTACCAGGGCGGTGTGCGGCAGATTCCGCGTTCGCTCTATGAGGCCGCGGAGCTGGACGGCGCGGGGCGCGTCCGCATGTTCTTCAGCATCACGCTGCCGCAGCTCAAGTACACGATCATCACGTCCTCGACGCTGATGCTCGTCGGCTCCCTGACCTTCTTCGACCTGATCTTCGTGCTGACCGAGGGCGGTCCCGGCGACGCCACCCGCGCGCTCGCGCTTGACATGTACAAGCGCGGCTTCCAGGCCAACCTCATGGGCGCGGCCTGCGTGATCGGCGTCATCCTCGTCCTCGTGGGCCTCGGCCTGGCGCTGCTGCTACGCCGCATCGGCGGCCGCGACCCCTACGCCAGTCAGTTGGAAGGGGCCTGA